A genomic window from Peromyscus maniculatus bairdii isolate BWxNUB_F1_BW_parent chromosome 1, HU_Pman_BW_mat_3.1, whole genome shotgun sequence includes:
- the LOC143273479 gene encoding vomeronasal type-1 receptor 4-like, with product MTSQSKAPKTTEDLALQMLLLSQVGTGTLANILLFFHNISPMFTGSRLRSTQVIVTNLAMAHTFLLLITAFPSNVMVFAPRSPPTNMQYKIEFFVRLVARSTNVCFTCVLSIHHFLTLAPGHWGRLMLRGRAPNVLSYSCYSCWLFSVLNNVYIPMKVTAPQSPGNDTNNIRKWVCSISGFSVGMVILRFSNDAIFISIMVWFSVSMVLLLYRHHQRTQHILTANRNHRGHAETRAAHTILMLVVTFVSFYVLDCFCRLFQVSFTDSRIWLRHVNEALTASFPTISPFLLIFRGPKDPCLCSSTAENHSQHDKQKTALLAAVHTLFSKS from the coding sequence ATGACTTCTCAGAGTAAAGCTCCAAAAACCACTGAGGACTTGGCTCTCCAGATGCTCCTGCTTTCCCAGGTTGGAACTGGGACTCTGGCCAacattcttctgtttttccataatATCTCTCCCATGTTTACTGGCTCTCGACTGAGGTCCACACAGGTTATTGTCACCAACTTGGCTATGGCCCATACCTTCCTTCTCCTAATTACTGCATTTCCAagcaatgtgatggtttttgctCCTAGGAGTCCTCCAACTAACATGCAATATAAAATTGAGTTCTTCGTTCGCCTGGTGGCTCGAAGCACAAACGTGTGCTTCACCTGTGTCTTGAGCATCCATCACTTTCTCACTCTTGCTCCTGGACATTGGGGTAGGCTGATGCTTCGAGGAAGAGCCCCTAATGTCCTGAGTTATTCTTGTTACAGTTGTTGGTTGTTCAGTGTCTTAAATAATGTCTACATTCCAATGAAAGTCACTGCTCCACAGAGCCCAGGCAATGACACTAACAATATAAGAAAGTGGGTCTGCTCCATATCTGGATTCAGTGTAGGCATGGTCATCTTGCGTTTTTCCAATGATGCCATATTTATAAGCATCATGGTCTGGTTCAGTGTCTCCATGGTGCTTCTCCTCTATAGACATCACCAACGAACACAGCACATTCTTACTGCAAACAGGAACCACCGAGGCCATGCTGAGACTAGAGCAGCCCACACCATCCTGATGCTGGTGGTCACCTTTGTAAGCTTTTATGTTCTAGACTGTTTTTGCAGGTTGTTTCAGGTTTCTTTCACGGACTCTCGTATCTGGTTGAGGCATGTAAATGAAGCTTTGACTGCAAGCTTCCCCactatttctcctttcctgttgATCTTTAGGGGTCCTAAGGATCCCTGTCTTTGCTCTTCAACTGCTGAAAACCACAGTCAACATGACAAACAGAAGACAGCTTTACTAGCAGCAGTACACACTCTATTTAGTAAAAGTTAA